A window of Bacteroidota bacterium genomic DNA:
GCGAGCGACTGGTTCAACTCCGCCGTCCGCCGCTCGACGAGCAGTTCGAGGTCGCGGTTGCGCCGTTCGAGCGCGCTCGCGAGCGTCGCCCCTGGATCGAGGATGGGGTCTTCCACCGAGAAGTGCGAGTGCGCCAGCCGCCAGCGCCCGTCGAGTTGTTCCAGGACAAACGTGTAGCGTGGCTCGATGGTGTGCTCCTCCGGCTCCGCATGAATGACCACGCGCAGCTGCCCGGTCACGATAGCGAGGTCGTCTCGCACCCGCCGCACATCGACCCAGACCTCGTCGTAGGTGGTCGCATACGGCATCTGCGCTTGCTCGATGCGGATGCTCTCGACGAAGGACGACGGATCGGTGTAGAAGTCTTCAGGGCCACTCCCCAGGCCCGCAAAGTGCGGCGCGAGGAGGGTGTACAGCCGGTCCAGCGCCTCAGGCTCCTCTGCGCTGAGCGTCTGAAAAATGTCGACTACGGCCTCCACGACCTCGGCGTCGCGCTCAGCGTCATAGAGCATGGCAGGAAAACACGGCGGACGATCGAGGGCGGTGTGGTCCCCATGATAAACCGTTGAGGCGTATCACTCCGCGTCAAACGCGCCCGCATCTACGTCCGTCAGAAAGGCGATGAGCCCCGCGAAGTAGCGCTCCATGTCGTCATACTGCGCGAGGTGGCTGCCGTCGGGGCAGTGGAGGTGGCGCCCGCGCTGCACCTGCGTCGCCATCCACGCCATGTGCTCGGGGTCCATCGTGTCGTGCGCGGCGCCGATGGTGAGCGTCGGGATGGCGAGTTGCGCGAGGTCGGCCGTCCGGTCCCACGACTCCAGCTTGCCGATGACGCCGAACTCGCTCGGTCCCTGCATCGGCACATAGACGGCCGGGTTGAGGTGGTTGAGCGAGCGCAGGACCGGCTCGGGCCAGTCCTCTGGCGGCATCCGCAGCACGTGCTCGGGATAGTAGTGCGTCATCAGGAGCGCCTCGTAGCGCGGGTCCTCGTAGTCACTGGCGTCTTCGAGCGCGCGCACCTCGGCGAGCACGTCGGGCGGGAGTTGCGGCCCGAGCACCTC
This region includes:
- a CDS encoding proline iminopeptidase-family hydrolase codes for the protein MDRLATYFDRTDRTDILTGGVRMLPVTTPHGTFRVWTKRVGNNPRIKVLLLHGGPGMTHELYEVFDSFFPAAGIEFYYYDQLGSHYSDQPDDDRLWETARFVEEVEQVRQALGLTRDNFFLYGQSWGGLLALEYALAYQQHLKGLIVSNMMASIPAYNRYAAEVLGPQLPPDVLAEVRALEDASDYEDPRYEALLMTHYYPEHVLRMPPEDWPEPVLRSLNHLNPAVYVPMQGPSEFGVIGKLESWDRTADLAQLAIPTLTIGAAHDTMDPEHMAWMATQVQRGRHLHCPDGSHLAQYDDMERYFAGLIAFLTDVDAGAFDAE